A window of Costertonia aggregata contains these coding sequences:
- a CDS encoding alpha/beta hydrolase, whose amino-acid sequence MRRFKKIARNLLIFYLLITVMLYFLQEKLIFLPSKLPQDYQYSFAVPHHEFNLTAPDGAVLNGLHFKGTAPKGVLLYFHGNAGDLSRWGEIAQFFVQQGYDVIIMDYRTYGKSTGKLSEAALHADAQLFYAYALKTYDEKAITLYGRSLGTGIATQLASTNAPKQLILETPYYSLVDVAKSRFPFLPVDLLMKYKLKSHEFMNGVTCPVVVFHGTDDAIVPYASGQSLYEAVPHAQKQIFTIKGGGHNNLIEFPEYLESIARVLK is encoded by the coding sequence ATGCGAAGGTTTAAGAAAATTGCCCGTAACCTATTAATATTTTACCTACTCATAACAGTCATGCTTTATTTTTTACAGGAAAAACTCATTTTTTTACCTTCTAAACTGCCACAGGATTATCAATATTCGTTTGCGGTACCCCACCATGAATTCAATTTGACCGCACCGGATGGTGCGGTATTGAACGGCTTGCATTTTAAGGGTACAGCCCCTAAAGGGGTTTTGCTCTATTTTCATGGTAATGCGGGCGACCTTTCCCGTTGGGGCGAGATAGCCCAGTTTTTTGTGCAACAGGGTTACGACGTCATTATAATGGATTACCGTACTTATGGGAAAAGCACGGGGAAACTCAGTGAAGCTGCCTTACATGCCGATGCACAACTTTTTTATGCGTATGCCCTAAAAACTTATGATGAAAAGGCGATTACCCTATATGGTAGGTCATTGGGGACGGGCATTGCGACCCAACTGGCCTCGACAAACGCACCCAAACAACTTATTTTGGAAACCCCTTATTACAGTTTGGTTGATGTTGCCAAAAGCCGATTTCCTTTTTTGCCGGTAGACCTGTTGATGAAATACAAGCTAAAATCCCATGAATTCATGAATGGTGTGACCTGCCCTGTGGTTGTTTTTCACGGTACCGATGACGCCATAGTACCTTATGCGTCGGGGCAAAGTTTATATGAAGCCGTCCCACACGCTCAAAAACAAATATTTACCATAAAAGGTGGCGGACATAACAACTT